A region of Toxotes jaculatrix isolate fToxJac2 chromosome 23, fToxJac2.pri, whole genome shotgun sequence DNA encodes the following proteins:
- the LOC121176892 gene encoding eukaryotic translation initiation factor 4E type 2-like isoform X1 translates to MNQLQRVQGRRDTDRDTSCLCFSPRDEEDQEESDCHHDNSDGTNNNNNTRRKTVCPAAGEHPLQYNYTFWYSRRTPSRPASSQSYEQNIRQIGTVASVEQFWKFYSHLVRPGDLSGHSDFHLFKEGIKPMWEDESNRGGGKWIIRLRKGLASRFWENIILAMLGEQFMVGEEICGAVVSIRFQEDILSIWNRTSNDQTTTSRIRDTLRRVLNLPANTIMEYKTHNDSLRDNSSFRNTKISL, encoded by the exons ATGAACCAGCTGCAGCG GGTTCAGGGACGACGggacactgacagagacacttcctgtttgtgtttcagtccaAGAGATGAGGAGGACCAGGAGGAGTCAGactgtcaccatgacaacagcgACGGGaccaacaataacaacaacacccGACGCAag ACGGTGTGTCCAGCTGCAGGTGAACACCCTCTGCAGTATAACTACACCTTCTGGTACAGCAGACGAACGCCGAGTCGTCCTGCGAGCTCTCAGAGCTACGAACAAAACATTCGACAGATCGGCACAGTGGCATcg gtggagcaGTTCTGGAAGTTTTACAGTCACCTGGTGCGACCAGGTGATCTGAGCGGACACAGCGACTTCCACCTGTTCAAGGAGGGAATCAAACCCATGTGGGAG GATGAGTCGAACCGTGGGGGGGGGAAGTGGATCATTCGTCTCCGTAAAGGTTTGGCCAGTCGGTTCTGGGAGAACATCATACTGGCCATGCTGGGAGAGCAGTTCATGGTGGGAGAGGAAATCTGTGGAGCTGTGGTCTCGATTCGCTTCCAG GAGGACATCTTATCGATCTGGAACAGAACGTCCAATGATCAGACGACAACGTCCAGAATCAGAGACACTCTGAGACGAGTCCTGAACCTTCCAGCCAACACTATCATGGAGTACAAGACGCACAACGACAGCCTCAG ggacAAC
- the LOC121176892 gene encoding eukaryotic translation initiation factor 4E type 2-like isoform X2, whose amino-acid sequence MNQLQRPRDEEDQEESDCHHDNSDGTNNNNNTRRKTVCPAAGEHPLQYNYTFWYSRRTPSRPASSQSYEQNIRQIGTVASVEQFWKFYSHLVRPGDLSGHSDFHLFKEGIKPMWEDESNRGGGKWIIRLRKGLASRFWENIILAMLGEQFMVGEEICGAVVSIRFQEDILSIWNRTSNDQTTTSRIRDTLRRVLNLPANTIMEYKTHNDSLRDNSSFRNTKISL is encoded by the exons ATGAACCAGCTGCAGCG tccaAGAGATGAGGAGGACCAGGAGGAGTCAGactgtcaccatgacaacagcgACGGGaccaacaataacaacaacacccGACGCAag ACGGTGTGTCCAGCTGCAGGTGAACACCCTCTGCAGTATAACTACACCTTCTGGTACAGCAGACGAACGCCGAGTCGTCCTGCGAGCTCTCAGAGCTACGAACAAAACATTCGACAGATCGGCACAGTGGCATcg gtggagcaGTTCTGGAAGTTTTACAGTCACCTGGTGCGACCAGGTGATCTGAGCGGACACAGCGACTTCCACCTGTTCAAGGAGGGAATCAAACCCATGTGGGAG GATGAGTCGAACCGTGGGGGGGGGAAGTGGATCATTCGTCTCCGTAAAGGTTTGGCCAGTCGGTTCTGGGAGAACATCATACTGGCCATGCTGGGAGAGCAGTTCATGGTGGGAGAGGAAATCTGTGGAGCTGTGGTCTCGATTCGCTTCCAG GAGGACATCTTATCGATCTGGAACAGAACGTCCAATGATCAGACGACAACGTCCAGAATCAGAGACACTCTGAGACGAGTCCTGAACCTTCCAGCCAACACTATCATGGAGTACAAGACGCACAACGACAGCCTCAG ggacAAC